In Fusarium musae strain F31 chromosome 7, whole genome shotgun sequence, a single window of DNA contains:
- a CDS encoding hypothetical protein (EggNog:ENOG41) produces MSYEQTCLMASNLDQMKQTEMNMTPEEERNTRIMACDIQRFYECVRREKHASRRWFSHYEINLAKFLEPHCTLFKDERNWPEAWFDNERELINDLKTFRHMGKQLLQQWTRDVAAQILRVRNTALSKLFTAEDVSLAAKLEHSSLEGKVGPLDWTQSEMSFDKTLSKFRFLANDMLQRMKGGPTMERPGHPWTRMEGFDVLNFMIKDAEDPDYEYEEEDLFEDEIVPLDGFY; encoded by the coding sequence ATGTCATACGAACAGACCTGTCTCATGGCTTCCAACTTGGATCAGATGAAGCAGACTGAAATGAACATGACCCCCGAGGAAGAACGCAACACTCGCATCATGGCTTGTGACATCCAGCGCTTTTATGAATGCGTCCGACGAGAGAAACATGCCTCCCGGCGTTGGTTTTCTCACTACGAGATCAACCTGGCAAAATTTCTCGAGCCTCACTGCACCCTGTTCAAGGACGAACGAAACTGGCCTGAGGCCTGGTTCGACAACGAGAGAGAGCTGATAAACGACCTCAAGACCTTCCGACACATGGGGAAGCAGCTCTTGCAGCAGTGGACACGAGATGTAGCTGCACAAATCCTCAGGGTCCGAAACACTGCCCTCAGCAAACTATTCACCGCCGAGGATGTCTCTCTCGCAGCCAAGCTTGAGCATAGCTCGCTGGAGGGCAAAGTTGGTCCCTTGGACTGGACGCAGAGTGAAATGTCTTTTGACAAGACTCTGTCCAAGTTCCGATTCCTGGCGAACGACATGTTGCAGAGGATGAAAGGCGGACCGACCATGGAACGACCTGGTCATCCGTGGACCAGAATGGAGGGTTTTGATGTCTTGAACTTTATGATCAAGGATGCAGAGGATCCTGATTATGAatacgaggaggaagatctgtttgaggatgagattgtCCCTCTCGATGGGTTTTACTAG